Proteins found in one Nitrospirota bacterium genomic segment:
- a CDS encoding ChaN family lipoprotein, giving the protein MCQLLLVVGTLWSSVACTSGGGAVSSISSHDNHHTPFQEWQILDTATGQPVSLDQWTLLLLQQEIIYLGEEHHNRFHIDAAITLLRRLQAEGRTPVLAMEMFGWDGQAALDQYLSDSDTTRQEFLEAVRWKQNWGGSYEDYEPLVLLAKAQHWTVRALNPPKALVRSVAQHGLAQAQSDPVMAEWGMKDEAIVDDPVYRARILEQLQACHGGGDDRLYQTMYEASMVRDEAMAKTLVNRLNQIRAGTDSMAGPLVSYTGGGHIQYNLPVPKRVVRRLTGPARQVSVYMTSFEVGRIEELQEMIREKIADYLWLTPVSSQGPPRRCR; this is encoded by the coding sequence AGTTCCGTGGCCTGCACGAGTGGGGGCGGAGCGGTATCTTCGATCTCCTCGCATGATAACCACCATACTCCGTTCCAAGAATGGCAGATCCTCGACACGGCGACGGGTCAACCGGTCTCTCTCGACCAGTGGACCTTGTTGTTACTGCAACAGGAGATCATCTATCTTGGCGAGGAACATCACAATCGATTTCACATTGATGCAGCAATAACGCTGCTGCGGAGGTTGCAGGCGGAGGGGCGCACACCCGTCTTAGCCATGGAAATGTTCGGCTGGGACGGCCAAGCAGCATTGGATCAGTATCTTTCCGATTCCGACACAACCAGACAGGAATTCCTCGAGGCTGTCCGGTGGAAACAAAACTGGGGCGGCTCTTACGAGGACTACGAGCCGTTGGTCCTGTTAGCAAAGGCGCAACATTGGACGGTTCGAGCCTTGAATCCCCCAAAGGCATTGGTCCGAAGCGTCGCGCAACATGGATTGGCTCAGGCACAATCTGATCCGGTTATGGCGGAATGGGGCATGAAGGACGAAGCCATCGTCGATGACCCGGTCTACCGAGCCCGTATTCTCGAACAGCTCCAGGCCTGTCATGGCGGCGGGGATGACCGCCTCTATCAAACAATGTATGAAGCCTCCATGGTCCGGGACGAAGCGATGGCCAAGACCCTAGTCAATCGCCTCAACCAGATTCGCGCTGGAACTGATTCGATGGCTGGACCGCTGGTGAGCTATACCGGAGGCGGACATATTCAGTATAACCTTCCGGTTCCGAAACGAGTGGTCCGCCGTCTGACAGGTCCAGCCCGCCAGGTGAGCGTCTACATGACATCGTTTGAGGTGGGACGTATCGAGGAACTACAAGAGATGATCCGTGAAAAGATTGCCGATTATCTCTGGCTGACTCCTGTCAGTAGCCAGGGCCCTCCCCGCCGTTGCCGATAG
- a CDS encoding CDGSH iron-sulfur domain-containing protein — MSGKPVIAQRTPCTLEVGPGTIYWCRCGRSKTQPFCDGSHTGTEFSPMEVHFEEKKRVSLCGCKHTKKPPFCDGSHSKI, encoded by the coding sequence ATGTCTGGAAAACCAGTGATTGCCCAGCGAACTCCCTGCACGTTAGAAGTTGGTCCGGGAACCATCTATTGGTGTAGATGTGGTCGCTCGAAGACGCAACCATTTTGCGATGGTTCCCATACGGGGACTGAATTCTCGCCGATGGAAGTCCATTTTGAAGAAAAAAAACGGGTCTCGCTCTGCGGCTGTAAACACACGAAAAAGCCGCCTTTCTGCGACGGCTCCCACTCGAAGATCTAA
- a CDS encoding arylesterase: MRHLWVLTKLLFCLSLFGLSGCDRANAPSPPSSSVPREGVGQQLGTDVTAQLGRPKAQVSAERPRIVAFGNSLTAGLGVAQHESYPAQLQQKLDVVGYPYRVINAGVSGETTAGGLRRVPWVMKSKPSIVIVELGANDGLRGLSLHETKDNLERIIQQLQQSSVTVVLAGMKLPPNYGMEYTARFEALYGALASQYHLTTIPFFLDGVAGSSLLNQADGIHPTGEGYRVIVEKIFPALEPLLQRNR; the protein is encoded by the coding sequence ATGCGTCATTTATGGGTACTCACAAAACTATTATTCTGCCTCTCCCTCTTCGGCCTATCCGGCTGTGATCGCGCCAATGCGCCTTCTCCCCCCTCTTCAAGTGTTCCTCGCGAAGGCGTTGGGCAACAGCTGGGAACTGACGTCACGGCACAGCTTGGTCGACCGAAGGCCCAAGTCTCTGCCGAACGGCCACGGATTGTCGCCTTCGGCAACAGCCTGACGGCCGGCTTAGGTGTGGCACAGCATGAATCCTACCCTGCGCAACTACAGCAGAAACTCGATGTGGTTGGTTATCCCTATCGGGTCATCAATGCAGGAGTCAGTGGTGAGACGACGGCTGGTGGACTGAGGAGGGTACCCTGGGTCATGAAGAGCAAGCCTTCGATCGTCATCGTAGAGTTAGGCGCCAATGACGGGCTTCGTGGCCTCAGTCTTCACGAGACGAAGGACAACCTTGAGCGGATCATTCAGCAACTTCAACAGTCGTCGGTCACTGTTGTGTTAGCCGGGATGAAACTCCCTCCCAATTATGGCATGGAGTACACCGCAAGGTTCGAGGCGCTCTATGGCGCACTGGCGAGCCAATATCATCTCACGACGATTCCATTTTTTCTCGATGGCGTGGCAGGCTCCTCGCTGCTCAATCAAGCAGACGGTATTCATCCGACGGGAGAGGGCTATCGCGTCATTGTAGAGAAAATATTCCCAGCGCTTGAGCCATTACTCCAGCGGAACCGGTGA
- a CDS encoding ABC transporter ATP-binding protein yields MISLDHLTMRLAGGGHQITILDDITVSIPDKQRVAIVGPSGSGKSTLLGLIAGLDQPTSGSIKIDGVEISTMRENALARYRRDHIGYIFQSFHLIPTLTALENVLVPLELAGIHGAQARATDLLGAVGLASRLSHYPVQLSGGEQQRVAVARAFACRPPILLADEPTGNLDSATGQHIMSLLLSLHRDFGTTLVLVTHDRAMASSMERIIALRDGRIESDSLNDPEPSVAESPR; encoded by the coding sequence ATGATCTCACTCGATCACCTCACGATGCGCTTGGCCGGCGGCGGTCATCAGATCACGATCCTTGATGATATCACCGTCTCAATCCCTGACAAGCAACGCGTGGCTATCGTCGGTCCATCAGGAAGCGGCAAGTCCACCTTGCTAGGCCTCATCGCGGGGCTGGATCAGCCAACGTCAGGATCCATCAAGATAGACGGAGTCGAGATCTCTACAATGCGAGAGAACGCCTTGGCGCGATATCGCCGCGATCACATCGGCTATATCTTCCAATCCTTTCACCTTATTCCCACCCTCACGGCCCTGGAAAATGTCCTGGTGCCGTTAGAGTTGGCCGGGATACATGGAGCGCAGGCTCGTGCCACGGACCTGTTAGGAGCTGTTGGCCTTGCAAGTCGGTTGTCCCATTATCCCGTCCAACTATCTGGAGGCGAACAGCAACGGGTGGCTGTGGCCAGAGCGTTCGCCTGTCGCCCACCAATCCTGTTAGCAGACGAGCCAACCGGCAACTTGGATTCGGCCACAGGGCAACACATCATGAGTCTGCTCCTGTCGCTCCATCGCGATTTCGGCACCACCCTCGTCCTCGTCACGCATGATCGAGCCATGGCCTCTTCGATGGAACGCATCATTGCGTTGCGCGACGGTCGCATCGAATCCGATAGCCTCAATGACCCAGAACCTTCGGTCGCAGAGTCACCGCGGTGA
- a CDS encoding FtsX-like permease family protein gives MNPFIFRMAWRETRGAWRHFLYFFACIAIGVGALVGVSLFGMNVDRAVTKEARGLLGGDVEIRLTHPLTLAGHRVLDSLGERNIVFTHVSELIAMAARTTQQPSGAQATQIIELKAIESAYPLYGAIRLDPAQSLDVLLHPDEHRCGGQACFGAVVQESLLIRMGLSVGDQLKIGHVRFLITGIVRTEPDRMANAFSLGPRVMIAQEGLRAAELIKPGSRVRERYLVKIPPGIALEPLITELRGRLATDSVRISSYRAAQPQLRQFLDQLSRYLGLIGLTALFIGGLGVGTSIHAFLRDKLRTIAILKALGADSTMVVSTYVVQTIILGSVGSFAGILLGIGLQRVFPPLMAGLFSSNLLDQLGVSSELSWSSIWPIMKGATLGLLSTLLFTLWPLLKTRNIHPGAIFRRDAEQASVEQKAAPSRWWVRWGLTDRVNVGTAAGIILGLCALSVWQAGSWSIGFLFLGALSFAIVLLFLCARIFVRLLGWMPLPRVLSLRYAVGNVVRPGGQAAGIMVAIGIGAMMIVTVTLVEQALLYQVQESRPADAPTFFFIDIQPDQAQEFLSLVHRQIGEVIPELTPLVRSRLHAINGHIIAAEEGVQKDEKRLEGKEERGRQWYLTREYVLTFLEQLPKDNRLVKGEWWKPGQVFSTPQVSIEEEAANHLGLEIGSLVELDIQGTTLSAEVSSVRKVEWGNFSTNFYMIFSPGALEGAPHTYVATVRVSPDQEVPLQQAVVALFPNVSAIHIGDVLDSFARVLDRLSLAIRAVALFCVVAGGLVMAAALAATRYRRLYESVILKALGATRGLIGRAFAIEYVLLGTVAGLIGLSLGTVLSWAVLRYLFDLPWTLHPQVLGIGLFLTMLLTLVVGFASTYRILGQRPLAVLRHE, from the coding sequence GTGAACCCCTTCATCTTCAGAATGGCCTGGCGGGAAACCAGAGGTGCTTGGCGCCACTTTCTGTATTTCTTCGCTTGCATTGCGATCGGCGTCGGGGCCTTGGTCGGAGTATCGCTGTTTGGCATGAACGTGGATCGCGCCGTCACGAAAGAAGCGCGCGGTCTATTAGGTGGCGATGTCGAAATTCGCCTGACACATCCCCTGACTCTTGCGGGGCACAGGGTGCTGGACTCGCTGGGCGAGCGAAACATCGTCTTCACCCATGTGAGCGAACTCATTGCGATGGCCGCGCGCACCACTCAACAGCCTTCCGGGGCCCAAGCGACTCAGATCATCGAACTCAAAGCCATCGAATCGGCCTATCCCCTGTACGGGGCGATCCGACTCGACCCGGCTCAATCGCTCGATGTCCTCCTCCACCCGGATGAACATCGCTGTGGCGGACAGGCCTGCTTTGGAGCCGTGGTGCAGGAGTCGCTGCTGATCCGGATGGGCCTCTCCGTGGGAGATCAACTCAAGATCGGTCACGTGAGGTTTTTAATTACCGGCATCGTCCGGACCGAGCCGGATCGAATGGCCAATGCGTTCAGCTTAGGCCCACGGGTGATGATTGCCCAGGAGGGCCTACGGGCAGCGGAGCTGATCAAACCGGGGAGCCGGGTGCGAGAGCGGTATCTCGTGAAGATACCGCCCGGCATAGCGCTGGAGCCCCTCATCACGGAACTGCGTGGCCGGCTGGCGACAGATTCCGTGCGCATATCCAGCTATCGCGCGGCCCAACCGCAGTTGAGGCAATTTCTCGACCAGCTCTCCCGTTATCTCGGGCTGATTGGGCTCACAGCGTTATTCATCGGTGGACTGGGGGTCGGAACCTCGATTCACGCGTTCTTGCGCGACAAACTGCGAACGATCGCGATCTTGAAAGCGCTTGGCGCCGATTCGACCATGGTAGTCTCGACCTACGTGGTCCAAACGATCATCTTAGGATCAGTGGGGAGCTTCGCGGGAATCCTCTTGGGGATCGGGCTTCAACGGGTATTCCCTCCGCTTATGGCCGGTCTATTTTCATCCAACCTCCTCGACCAATTGGGCGTCTCCTCAGAGCTGTCATGGTCCTCGATATGGCCCATAATGAAAGGGGCCACGTTGGGACTGTTGTCGACGCTACTGTTTACCCTGTGGCCTCTCTTGAAGACTCGAAACATTCACCCCGGTGCGATCTTTCGGCGTGATGCTGAGCAGGCATCGGTCGAGCAGAAGGCCGCCCCTTCACGATGGTGGGTGAGATGGGGACTGACCGATCGTGTCAATGTTGGCACAGCCGCAGGAATCATCCTCGGGCTCTGCGCACTCTCGGTGTGGCAAGCCGGCTCATGGTCGATCGGGTTCCTGTTTCTTGGAGCATTGTCATTCGCCATCGTCCTCCTCTTCCTCTGTGCGCGGATATTCGTACGACTGCTGGGCTGGATGCCGTTACCTCGAGTCTTGAGCCTTCGTTATGCCGTCGGCAATGTCGTGCGGCCAGGAGGACAGGCAGCGGGCATCATGGTCGCCATCGGTATCGGCGCCATGATGATTGTCACGGTGACGTTAGTGGAGCAGGCGTTGTTATACCAAGTGCAGGAAAGTCGACCGGCGGATGCCCCGACCTTCTTCTTTATCGATATTCAGCCTGATCAAGCGCAGGAGTTCCTCTCGCTGGTACATCGTCAGATCGGAGAGGTGATTCCTGAACTCACGCCACTGGTACGGTCACGCCTCCACGCGATCAATGGGCATATCATCGCCGCAGAAGAAGGAGTGCAGAAGGATGAGAAGCGATTGGAAGGCAAAGAAGAGCGCGGGAGACAATGGTACCTCACCAGAGAATATGTATTGACCTTTCTAGAACAGCTCCCGAAAGATAATCGGCTCGTCAAGGGGGAATGGTGGAAACCCGGGCAGGTCTTCTCAACCCCTCAGGTCTCTATAGAAGAAGAGGCCGCCAATCACTTGGGTCTCGAGATTGGCTCACTCGTGGAACTCGATATTCAAGGGACCACCCTGTCGGCTGAAGTGAGTAGTGTCCGGAAAGTCGAGTGGGGAAATTTCTCGACGAACTTCTACATGATCTTCTCCCCGGGAGCGCTCGAAGGAGCGCCGCATACCTATGTGGCGACCGTGCGAGTCTCGCCGGATCAAGAGGTACCGCTGCAACAGGCCGTCGTGGCCTTATTTCCCAACGTCAGCGCGATTCATATCGGCGACGTACTCGATAGTTTTGCGCGAGTGCTCGATCGCCTGTCGCTGGCGATCAGGGCTGTCGCATTATTTTGCGTCGTGGCCGGCGGATTGGTCATGGCGGCGGCGCTCGCCGCAACACGATATCGGCGCCTCTATGAATCGGTGATCCTGAAAGCGCTCGGCGCCACTCGCGGCCTGATCGGTCGTGCGTTTGCCATCGAGTACGTCTTATTAGGCACGGTGGCGGGGCTCATTGGTCTGTCGCTCGGAACAGTCTTGTCATGGGCGGTGTTGCGATATCTGTTCGATCTCCCCTGGACTTTGCATCCACAGGTACTTGGCATAGGCCTCTTCCTGACCATGTTATTGACGTTAGTCGTAGGGTTTGCCAGCACCTATCGGATTCTAGGCCAGCGGCCGCTCGCCGTACTTCGACATGAGTAA
- a CDS encoding PilZ domain-containing protein, giving the protein MRTANCPKCGTAKTKLAPRSGATERLLSALTIYPFRCQLCAHRFTTFLGKLTTNPRRNYARVPVQYPAQVRPVHDPTQRVVVEGTMVNLSLRGCRIRTNQRLPMGCHVMLELQSGEYDLPIMIDEAIVRARFTDGVGLRFSGFLHSEERRIRRILDLRLSDYAV; this is encoded by the coding sequence ATGCGCACTGCGAACTGTCCGAAGTGCGGGACCGCGAAAACAAAATTGGCTCCTCGATCAGGAGCCACAGAGCGACTTCTTAGCGCCTTGACCATCTACCCCTTTCGCTGTCAGCTCTGTGCCCATCGGTTTACCACTTTCCTCGGCAAGCTCACAACGAACCCTCGGCGAAATTATGCGCGTGTCCCGGTTCAGTATCCGGCACAGGTTCGGCCCGTGCACGATCCGACTCAACGGGTCGTGGTTGAAGGGACCATGGTGAATCTGTCCCTGCGAGGATGCCGTATCAGAACGAATCAACGACTCCCGATGGGATGCCACGTGATGCTGGAGCTTCAGTCCGGTGAGTACGATCTTCCCATCATGATCGACGAAGCGATCGTGCGGGCCCGCTTTACTGACGGCGTTGGTCTTCGGTTTTCTGGATTTCTCCATTCAGAGGAACGCCGCATTCGTCGCATCCTCGACCTGCGTCTGTCGGATTACGCGGTCTGA